Proteins from a genomic interval of Rosa chinensis cultivar Old Blush chromosome 2, RchiOBHm-V2, whole genome shotgun sequence:
- the LOC112186809 gene encoding golgin candidate 6 isoform X2: MDLVNSYKGVVGLVFGNEKSSSSNEDSYVERLLDCISNGKLAEDRRTAMVELQSVVAESSGAQLAFGAMGFPVMMGVLREERDDVEMVRGALETLVGALTPIEHAKIPKNEIQPALMNTDLLSREADSISLLLSLLSEEDFYVRYYTLQLLTALLTNSPNRLQEAILTIPRGITRLMDMLMDREVIRNEALLLLTYLTREAEEIQKIVVFEGAFEKIFSIIKEEGGSDGGVVVQDCIELLNNLIRKNASNQILLRETIGFDPLMSILKLRGSAYSFTQQKTINLLSSLETINLLIMGGSEADPGKDANKLTNKTTLVQKKILDHLLMLGVESQWAPVAVRCAALQCIGNLIIGHSKNLDALASKVLGEGPQEAALNSILRIILRTSSVQEFVAADYVFKSFCEKNADGQTMLASTLIPQPHSMTHAPLEEDVNMSFGSMLLQGLTLSESEVDLETCCRAASVLSHVMKDNIQCKEKVLHIDLEAPTPSLGASEPLMHRVVKYLALSSSMKSKDGKSGGNAYVQPILLKMLVTWLADCPSAVHCFLDSRPHITYLLELVSSSSATVFVKGLAAVLLGECVIYNKSGESGKDAFTVVDSISQKVGLTSYFLKFDEMRKNFLFTSARSAEPRQQLTRSASAGMVEPEDVDGNNLSDQKDEDLPVLSSIFDAAFVNLVKSLEANIREKIVEVYSNPKSKVAVVPAELEQKSGESDGEYVKRLKEFVEKQCSEIQVLLNVHQLLLFLSYRGHF, encoded by the exons atggATTTGGTGAATAGTTACAAGGGGGTTGTAGGTCTCGTCTTCGGCAATGAgaaatcttcttcttcaaatgaAGACAG TTATGTTGAGCGATTGCTGGACTGTATAAGCAATGGGAAGCTGGCAGAGGACAGGAGGACTGCTATGGTGGAGCTTCAGTCCGTTGTGGCAGAGAGCTCCGGTGCTCAGCTGGCATTTGGAGCAATGG GCTTTCCTGTGATGATGGGTGTATTGAGAGAAGAGCGTGACGATGTTGAAATG GTTCGAGGTGCCCTTGAAACTCTTGTAGGTGCATTGactcctattgaacatgcaaaaATCCCAAAGAATGAGATTCAACCTGCTCTAATGAACACTGATTTGCTTTCCAGAGAAGCAGACAGCATTTCACTTCTCTTAAGTTTGTTG TCAGAGGAGGATTTCTATGTACGATATTACACTCTTCAACTTTTGACAGCTCTTCTCACAAATTCTCCAAATAG GTTACAGGAAGCCATTCTGACCATACCTCGTGGTATAACTCGCCTAATGGATATGCTTATGGATCGGGAG GTTATACGAAATGAGGCCTTATTACTTCTTACTTACTTGACACGTGAAGCTGAG GAAATTCAAAAAATTGTGGTCTTTGAAGGTGCTTTTGAAAAGATTTTCAGCATCATCAAAGAGGAAGGTGGCTCAGACGGTGGTGTTGTTGTCCAG GACTGTATTGAACTGTTAAACAACCTTATTCGGAAGAATGCATCTAATCAG ATACTATTGAGGGAGACAATTGGATTTGACCCATTAATGTCAATTTTGAAGTTACGAGGAAGTGCTTACAGTTTCACTCAACAAAAG ACAATTAATCTACTCAGTTCGTTGGAAACTATTAATTTGCTGATAATGGGAGGTTCAGAGGCTGATCCTGGAAAAGATGCAAATAAGCTGACAAACAAGACAACTCTTGTTCAG AAAAAAATCTTGGACCATCTTCTAATGCTGGGTGTAGAAAGCCAGTGGGCACCTGTAGCTGTCCGTTGTGCA GCATTACAATGCATCGGTAATCTAATTATCGGACATTCCAAGAATCTTGATGCCCTTGCAAGCAAAGTTCTCGGAGAGGGGCCACAGGAAGCTGCTCTGAACTCAATTCTACGAATCATCTTAAGGACATCTAGTGTACAAGAATTTGTTGCAGCTGATTATGTTTTTAAGAGCTTTTGTGAG AAAAATGCTGATGGCCAAACAATGTTAGCATCAACATTGATTCCTCAACCACATTCAATGACTCATGCACCCCTTGAGGAAGATGTGAACATGTCATTTGGAAG CATGCTGTTACAAGGTCTTACCTTGAGTGAGAGTGAAGTCGATCTTGAG ACATGTTGCAGAGCTGCCAGTGTTCTATCTCATGTCATGAAGGACAATATCCAGTGCAAGGAAAAG GTGTTGCATATTGACCTTGAGGCACCTACGCCATCTTTAGGCGCTTCTGAGCCTCTAATGCATCGCGTGGTAAAATACTTGGCCCTCTCCTCTTCCATGAAAAGCAAAGATGGAAAGTCAGGTGGAAATGCATATGTTCAACCAATCCTCTTGAAAATGCTGGTGACCTGGCTAGCTGATTGCCCTAGTGCTGTTCATTGCTTCCTAGATTCACGTCCCCACATCACATATCTGCTTGAACTGGTATCCAGTTCATCCGCTACAGTGTTCGTAAAGGGATTGGCGGCTGTTCTTCTGGGAGAGTGTGTTATCTACAATAAATCAGGTGAAAGTGGGAAAGATGCGTTTACTGTAGTTGATTCCATAAGCCAGAAGGTTGGACTCACATCATACTTTCTGAAGTTTGATGAAATGAGAAAAAACTTCCTTTTCACCTCTGCAAGGTCTGCTGAGCCCCGTCAACAATTAACCAGATCTGCTTCTGCTGGTATGGTAGAGCCTGAAGATGTTGATGGGAACAATTTATCTGATCAGAAAGATGAGGATCTACCGGTTCTCTCCTCAATCTTTGATGCTGCATTTGTAAACCTTGTTAAGAGTTTAGAGGCAAACATCAGAGAAAAAATCGTTGAGGTTTACAGTAATCCAAAGAGCAAGGTGGCAGTGGTGCCAGCAGAATTGGAACAAAAGAGTGGGGAAAGTGATGGGGAGTATGTTAAGCGGCTGAAAGAATTTGTGGAAAAGCAGTGCTCTGAAATACAGGTATTGCTAAATGTACACCAACTCttgctttttctttcttatagagGGCACTTTTAA
- the LOC112186809 gene encoding golgin candidate 6 isoform X1, with translation MDLVNSYKGVVGLVFGNEKSSSSNEDSYVERLLDCISNGKLAEDRRTAMVELQSVVAESSGAQLAFGAMGFPVMMGVLREERDDVEMVRGALETLVGALTPIEHAKIPKNEIQPALMNTDLLSREADSISLLLSLLSEEDFYVRYYTLQLLTALLTNSPNRLQEAILTIPRGITRLMDMLMDREVIRNEALLLLTYLTREAEEIQKIVVFEGAFEKIFSIIKEEGGSDGGVVVQDCIELLNNLIRKNASNQILLRETIGFDPLMSILKLRGSAYSFTQQKTINLLSSLETINLLIMGGSEADPGKDANKLTNKTTLVQKKILDHLLMLGVESQWAPVAVRCAALQCIGNLIIGHSKNLDALASKVLGEGPQEAALNSILRIILRTSSVQEFVAADYVFKSFCEKNADGQTMLASTLIPQPHSMTHAPLEEDVNMSFGSMLLQGLTLSESEVDLETCCRAASVLSHVMKDNIQCKEKVLHIDLEAPTPSLGASEPLMHRVVKYLALSSSMKSKDGKSGGNAYVQPILLKMLVTWLADCPSAVHCFLDSRPHITYLLELVSSSSATVFVKGLAAVLLGECVIYNKSGESGKDAFTVVDSISQKVGLTSYFLKFDEMRKNFLFTSARSAEPRQQLTRSASAGMVEPEDVDGNNLSDQKDEDLPVLSSIFDAAFVNLVKSLEANIREKIVEVYSNPKSKVAVVPAELEQKSGESDGEYVKRLKEFVEKQCSEIQDLLGRNASLAEDVAATGGGSHSRSEQGTGSDRVHVETLRRDLQEASRRLELLKAEKAKIESEASMYKNLAGKMESDLKSLSDAYNSLEQANFQLEKEVRGQNGVGSSAFADVDAIRAQAREEAQKESEAELNDLLVCLGQEQSKVEKLSARLLELGEDVDKLLEDIGDDMGLPGDGEEEED, from the exons atggATTTGGTGAATAGTTACAAGGGGGTTGTAGGTCTCGTCTTCGGCAATGAgaaatcttcttcttcaaatgaAGACAG TTATGTTGAGCGATTGCTGGACTGTATAAGCAATGGGAAGCTGGCAGAGGACAGGAGGACTGCTATGGTGGAGCTTCAGTCCGTTGTGGCAGAGAGCTCCGGTGCTCAGCTGGCATTTGGAGCAATGG GCTTTCCTGTGATGATGGGTGTATTGAGAGAAGAGCGTGACGATGTTGAAATG GTTCGAGGTGCCCTTGAAACTCTTGTAGGTGCATTGactcctattgaacatgcaaaaATCCCAAAGAATGAGATTCAACCTGCTCTAATGAACACTGATTTGCTTTCCAGAGAAGCAGACAGCATTTCACTTCTCTTAAGTTTGTTG TCAGAGGAGGATTTCTATGTACGATATTACACTCTTCAACTTTTGACAGCTCTTCTCACAAATTCTCCAAATAG GTTACAGGAAGCCATTCTGACCATACCTCGTGGTATAACTCGCCTAATGGATATGCTTATGGATCGGGAG GTTATACGAAATGAGGCCTTATTACTTCTTACTTACTTGACACGTGAAGCTGAG GAAATTCAAAAAATTGTGGTCTTTGAAGGTGCTTTTGAAAAGATTTTCAGCATCATCAAAGAGGAAGGTGGCTCAGACGGTGGTGTTGTTGTCCAG GACTGTATTGAACTGTTAAACAACCTTATTCGGAAGAATGCATCTAATCAG ATACTATTGAGGGAGACAATTGGATTTGACCCATTAATGTCAATTTTGAAGTTACGAGGAAGTGCTTACAGTTTCACTCAACAAAAG ACAATTAATCTACTCAGTTCGTTGGAAACTATTAATTTGCTGATAATGGGAGGTTCAGAGGCTGATCCTGGAAAAGATGCAAATAAGCTGACAAACAAGACAACTCTTGTTCAG AAAAAAATCTTGGACCATCTTCTAATGCTGGGTGTAGAAAGCCAGTGGGCACCTGTAGCTGTCCGTTGTGCA GCATTACAATGCATCGGTAATCTAATTATCGGACATTCCAAGAATCTTGATGCCCTTGCAAGCAAAGTTCTCGGAGAGGGGCCACAGGAAGCTGCTCTGAACTCAATTCTACGAATCATCTTAAGGACATCTAGTGTACAAGAATTTGTTGCAGCTGATTATGTTTTTAAGAGCTTTTGTGAG AAAAATGCTGATGGCCAAACAATGTTAGCATCAACATTGATTCCTCAACCACATTCAATGACTCATGCACCCCTTGAGGAAGATGTGAACATGTCATTTGGAAG CATGCTGTTACAAGGTCTTACCTTGAGTGAGAGTGAAGTCGATCTTGAG ACATGTTGCAGAGCTGCCAGTGTTCTATCTCATGTCATGAAGGACAATATCCAGTGCAAGGAAAAG GTGTTGCATATTGACCTTGAGGCACCTACGCCATCTTTAGGCGCTTCTGAGCCTCTAATGCATCGCGTGGTAAAATACTTGGCCCTCTCCTCTTCCATGAAAAGCAAAGATGGAAAGTCAGGTGGAAATGCATATGTTCAACCAATCCTCTTGAAAATGCTGGTGACCTGGCTAGCTGATTGCCCTAGTGCTGTTCATTGCTTCCTAGATTCACGTCCCCACATCACATATCTGCTTGAACTGGTATCCAGTTCATCCGCTACAGTGTTCGTAAAGGGATTGGCGGCTGTTCTTCTGGGAGAGTGTGTTATCTACAATAAATCAGGTGAAAGTGGGAAAGATGCGTTTACTGTAGTTGATTCCATAAGCCAGAAGGTTGGACTCACATCATACTTTCTGAAGTTTGATGAAATGAGAAAAAACTTCCTTTTCACCTCTGCAAGGTCTGCTGAGCCCCGTCAACAATTAACCAGATCTGCTTCTGCTGGTATGGTAGAGCCTGAAGATGTTGATGGGAACAATTTATCTGATCAGAAAGATGAGGATCTACCGGTTCTCTCCTCAATCTTTGATGCTGCATTTGTAAACCTTGTTAAGAGTTTAGAGGCAAACATCAGAGAAAAAATCGTTGAGGTTTACAGTAATCCAAAGAGCAAGGTGGCAGTGGTGCCAGCAGAATTGGAACAAAAGAGTGGGGAAAGTGATGGGGAGTATGTTAAGCGGCTGAAAGAATTTGTGGAAAAGCAGTGCTCTGAAATACAG GACCTCCTTGGCCGCAATGCAAGCTTGGCTGAGGACGTGGCAGCAACTGGTGGGGGAAGTCATTCTCGGTCTGAGCAAGGCACAGGCTCAGATAGAGTTCATGTAGAGACACTtagacgagatcttcaagaagCATCCAGGCGGTTGGAGTTGCTCAAGGCAGAGAAAGCCAAGATTGAATCTGAGGCATCCATGTATAAAAATTTAGCTGGCAAGATGGAATCTGACCTGAAGAGTCTATCGGATGCTTACAACAGTCTTGAGCAGGCCAATTTCCAACTAGAAAAGGAGGTAAGAGGTCAAAATGGTGTGGGGTCTTCAGCCTTTGCAGATGTGGATGCAATTAGAGCTCAGGCAAGGGAAGAAGCTCAGAAGGAGAGCGAGGCAGAACTGAATGATCTTCTCGTGTGCCTTGGACAAGAACAGAGCAAGGTCGAAAAGCTTAGTGCCAGGTTGTTGGAGTTGGGGGAGGACGTGGACAAGCTGCTTGAAGATATCGGAGATGATATGGGATTGCCTGGGGACggtgaagaggaggaagactGA
- the LOC112186809 gene encoding golgin candidate 6 isoform X3: MDMLMDREVIRNEALLLLTYLTREAEEIQKIVVFEGAFEKIFSIIKEEGGSDGGVVVQDCIELLNNLIRKNASNQILLRETIGFDPLMSILKLRGSAYSFTQQKTINLLSSLETINLLIMGGSEADPGKDANKLTNKTTLVQKKILDHLLMLGVESQWAPVAVRCAALQCIGNLIIGHSKNLDALASKVLGEGPQEAALNSILRIILRTSSVQEFVAADYVFKSFCEKNADGQTMLASTLIPQPHSMTHAPLEEDVNMSFGSMLLQGLTLSESEVDLETCCRAASVLSHVMKDNIQCKEKVLHIDLEAPTPSLGASEPLMHRVVKYLALSSSMKSKDGKSGGNAYVQPILLKMLVTWLADCPSAVHCFLDSRPHITYLLELVSSSSATVFVKGLAAVLLGECVIYNKSGESGKDAFTVVDSISQKVGLTSYFLKFDEMRKNFLFTSARSAEPRQQLTRSASAGMVEPEDVDGNNLSDQKDEDLPVLSSIFDAAFVNLVKSLEANIREKIVEVYSNPKSKVAVVPAELEQKSGESDGEYVKRLKEFVEKQCSEIQDLLGRNASLAEDVAATGGGSHSRSEQGTGSDRVHVETLRRDLQEASRRLELLKAEKAKIESEASMYKNLAGKMESDLKSLSDAYNSLEQANFQLEKEVRGQNGVGSSAFADVDAIRAQAREEAQKESEAELNDLLVCLGQEQSKVEKLSARLLELGEDVDKLLEDIGDDMGLPGDGEEEED; this comes from the exons ATGGATATGCTTATGGATCGGGAG GTTATACGAAATGAGGCCTTATTACTTCTTACTTACTTGACACGTGAAGCTGAG GAAATTCAAAAAATTGTGGTCTTTGAAGGTGCTTTTGAAAAGATTTTCAGCATCATCAAAGAGGAAGGTGGCTCAGACGGTGGTGTTGTTGTCCAG GACTGTATTGAACTGTTAAACAACCTTATTCGGAAGAATGCATCTAATCAG ATACTATTGAGGGAGACAATTGGATTTGACCCATTAATGTCAATTTTGAAGTTACGAGGAAGTGCTTACAGTTTCACTCAACAAAAG ACAATTAATCTACTCAGTTCGTTGGAAACTATTAATTTGCTGATAATGGGAGGTTCAGAGGCTGATCCTGGAAAAGATGCAAATAAGCTGACAAACAAGACAACTCTTGTTCAG AAAAAAATCTTGGACCATCTTCTAATGCTGGGTGTAGAAAGCCAGTGGGCACCTGTAGCTGTCCGTTGTGCA GCATTACAATGCATCGGTAATCTAATTATCGGACATTCCAAGAATCTTGATGCCCTTGCAAGCAAAGTTCTCGGAGAGGGGCCACAGGAAGCTGCTCTGAACTCAATTCTACGAATCATCTTAAGGACATCTAGTGTACAAGAATTTGTTGCAGCTGATTATGTTTTTAAGAGCTTTTGTGAG AAAAATGCTGATGGCCAAACAATGTTAGCATCAACATTGATTCCTCAACCACATTCAATGACTCATGCACCCCTTGAGGAAGATGTGAACATGTCATTTGGAAG CATGCTGTTACAAGGTCTTACCTTGAGTGAGAGTGAAGTCGATCTTGAG ACATGTTGCAGAGCTGCCAGTGTTCTATCTCATGTCATGAAGGACAATATCCAGTGCAAGGAAAAG GTGTTGCATATTGACCTTGAGGCACCTACGCCATCTTTAGGCGCTTCTGAGCCTCTAATGCATCGCGTGGTAAAATACTTGGCCCTCTCCTCTTCCATGAAAAGCAAAGATGGAAAGTCAGGTGGAAATGCATATGTTCAACCAATCCTCTTGAAAATGCTGGTGACCTGGCTAGCTGATTGCCCTAGTGCTGTTCATTGCTTCCTAGATTCACGTCCCCACATCACATATCTGCTTGAACTGGTATCCAGTTCATCCGCTACAGTGTTCGTAAAGGGATTGGCGGCTGTTCTTCTGGGAGAGTGTGTTATCTACAATAAATCAGGTGAAAGTGGGAAAGATGCGTTTACTGTAGTTGATTCCATAAGCCAGAAGGTTGGACTCACATCATACTTTCTGAAGTTTGATGAAATGAGAAAAAACTTCCTTTTCACCTCTGCAAGGTCTGCTGAGCCCCGTCAACAATTAACCAGATCTGCTTCTGCTGGTATGGTAGAGCCTGAAGATGTTGATGGGAACAATTTATCTGATCAGAAAGATGAGGATCTACCGGTTCTCTCCTCAATCTTTGATGCTGCATTTGTAAACCTTGTTAAGAGTTTAGAGGCAAACATCAGAGAAAAAATCGTTGAGGTTTACAGTAATCCAAAGAGCAAGGTGGCAGTGGTGCCAGCAGAATTGGAACAAAAGAGTGGGGAAAGTGATGGGGAGTATGTTAAGCGGCTGAAAGAATTTGTGGAAAAGCAGTGCTCTGAAATACAG GACCTCCTTGGCCGCAATGCAAGCTTGGCTGAGGACGTGGCAGCAACTGGTGGGGGAAGTCATTCTCGGTCTGAGCAAGGCACAGGCTCAGATAGAGTTCATGTAGAGACACTtagacgagatcttcaagaagCATCCAGGCGGTTGGAGTTGCTCAAGGCAGAGAAAGCCAAGATTGAATCTGAGGCATCCATGTATAAAAATTTAGCTGGCAAGATGGAATCTGACCTGAAGAGTCTATCGGATGCTTACAACAGTCTTGAGCAGGCCAATTTCCAACTAGAAAAGGAGGTAAGAGGTCAAAATGGTGTGGGGTCTTCAGCCTTTGCAGATGTGGATGCAATTAGAGCTCAGGCAAGGGAAGAAGCTCAGAAGGAGAGCGAGGCAGAACTGAATGATCTTCTCGTGTGCCTTGGACAAGAACAGAGCAAGGTCGAAAAGCTTAGTGCCAGGTTGTTGGAGTTGGGGGAGGACGTGGACAAGCTGCTTGAAGATATCGGAGATGATATGGGATTGCCTGGGGACggtgaagaggaggaagactGA